The stretch of DNA ATATGAAACAGTGAATAATGTTTCATCAGAATCATTTTTCAATATAACACCAATTCACAAGCCTTGGGTTCTCCAATGAAGCTATTATTTATAGCATTGGCATTTGGCAGAAGCAACCATGTTAGGGCGTTAGGGTGTGGTCTAAAAGCATGTCTAATTTCTATGTAAAAAATATGCATCAAAATCTTAACTTTAAAACAGTTGGTACCTATTCTTGGGTTTCAGTTATAAGACTCTAAGGCATTAATATATGCAACACTAGACATGGTTTCAAATTAAGGAGTGGATTAACCTAGATATTTATGCTTGTGTATATTACCACAAGTAAACTAATGCGAAAACCAACGATTTTAGATTTGCTTCCTGGCATGTATAGTGTATCCAAATCCAAAACCACATTTACTTCCAAGTTTACCAAACTCAAACATAGTTACCAAGATTAAGTGAGTAGCACACAAAAAAAAGTAGTATGATATCTACAATAGATTAAAGATTGATGATTGCAACTTTGACCAAATAAGGCAAGGTTGTAATCTAGGTTTAAATGAATGATGTTATCCTAATTCCAGTGCAACTTCAGAGAACTGCTATTCGGAGCAACGGTCAGATATCTCTCCAGCGGGGATCAGTAATAAGTCAGGTTGAGTCATTCTTCAAATTGTCACTCATTTACAATTTTCCTAATCAAGAGATTGCTCCCGCTTTTTCTCTGCATGAACAATAATGCGATGAGTTAATGTTGTTGGATTTGCAAAATAagtgtcactttcatttttcataatttaaaaaaaatcaatgtgtCCAGGAATAATTTGTTTTCAAACATTTATTTCGAAACAAATGCAGTATtagtttagaaaaataaattactggggtttaaaataaaattgagaatGAGAACAATAGAAGCATGAATTTTACCAGGGCTGACAACTGTTATGCTTTTTGTGACAGATTTCACTGCTGTCATACAATCTGGACCTGTTAAAAATGAAAGATCAGTAAATTGTGTTTcgctaaaaaatataaaataagatcgAAAAAAATGAGCTCCATTACCTAATATTCTCAGATCTTTCTCACATAGGACTTCAGAAACAGTTGTTAATTCATTTAAAGCATTAGTGTCATTGCATTCTTGAGGTGAGCTGCTTGACAATGGAAATAATATGAGATGAAAAGttagatatattattattattacagaGGAACTTAATAGTTATTATAGCATCAAAAGAAAGAATACCCTGAAGCATTTTCAATGGAAGGGCTTGATGTTGGTTGGCAACTGAAGTCAATGCCATCACAAGGTATTTCTAGATCATTTAACATTTCACTGAAGGAGAAGTCAATTCCTAAAGCATCGAAATTTGGGAACTCAATGTCAAACATGTCCAGTTCCTTCTCAGACTCAGACGTAGAAACCTCGTTCGACAATTGTTTGTCCAAGCCCTCTGGCATATCAGAACCAAAGTCCAACCTGCTTCTCACATGATCTCTCTTTCCTAATTTGTCAGAACCTGTCTTCAGAGGTGAAATGCAATGGCTCATCTCTATGTATGCCATCTGTTTCGCAGGGCTGACCATAACTCTCTTGGTTGAAATCACAGTGCAGCGCGTAGGAGTAGCCTCTTGATTGCAACCCGAGACTGAAGAAATTTCAGGAGGTGAGATATGTGTACCACTTTGGGATGAAGTTATTCTTCTAGTAGGTGTCTTTGGTGGTTGTGAATTACTAGTAGGAGGGAGGGAAGATTGGTCGAATAAGCATTTAGCAATATTGGATCCTTGAGCCTGTGATCCACTCGGCACACAGTTCTCTGGTGAAGAACGAATTGAAGAAGTTGGTGGACCTACTACTTGAGAATCAATGGTATTATCAGGCTGCGGTGGCACATTTGGACCTGAAAATGGCAATAAAGCAAATAAATGTCATGTTTCGCAAGATTGGCATATACTTTAGACCCTTTCGGAGATAGCTAATTAGCTATACCTTGGACAGAAACTTTCTTGTTGGTTGATCTACCACGAGACTTTTTCGCAGCTAAAGGTGCATCTGTTTTAGTATCCTTTCTCTTTCTGTCGGATACATTCATCGCAGATGTTGAGAAGTTTCCACCCTCTGAATTTGTATTGCTAGACAGAGGCAGTGAGTGTATATGCGATTTGATTTGCACAGAAGAAGGTACACCTAAGTAAACAACATGAAGATCGTCATCATGTAAGGTCAGTAaacaattgaattgaaagaagcTAACATCTGCAGATTAAAACAATTTTCAGTGAAAAACGAAATCAAATTACATTCTATAATCCACTTATCAGATATCTGTTGCACCGAAGCAACTGCAAATTAGCATGATTTTCTTATCACAGCATAACCAAGATAAGCTTATATCCACAGTCAAGTCTCCACTCCATTATTCTTCAGAACCAAAATTtggaaggaaaaaaattaaaacaaaatggCATGTAATGTACCCTTTACAAACATATCGGttgtctttattttctcttatttagTACATTACATGCCATAATTCACATTAATTAAAACATGATCTTCCATGGAATACCAAATTTGAGCATTGGTTAATCACAAAAAGTACATTCTCAATAGAAGAAATAGATGCACACAAAAAACCTGCATACGTATGAAGTATGAACTactaacaaaattcaagttAGATGGGAACAAAGGAAGGAACCTGGCTGAGGTTTGTTAATATAAGTTGGTTGAGAAGGAGCAAGAGCAACTGCAGATTTCGCCGGAAGAGCTGAGAGGTTTCCACTGGCATTGAAAGCGTTCATGACATTCTGCATACCGTGCAACAGCATCTGAACCCGGTTTTTCTCTTGCTCCATGAGAACCCTTTCCTGCTCCAACATGACCTTCTGCTCCTTCAAGCTTATGTACTCATCCAGCATCTCCCCTAAAGTCAACAAAGTCTTCGGTgcctgaaataaaaaaaaaaaaatcaagttcaCTATTAACATGAACTAGGGTTTTGTACTTcatgataaaaataaacaatatacCAATTTTGAGTGACATATTCTAAACATGTCATAAAGAACCGAACTTATGATCCAAAATGAAGACCCAGGTGCACATATCCGCTAAGAAATTGggggtaaaataaaataaggccTTAAACATGTGTGATAGAATTCCAACTATGTGACCAAACAAAACTAAACCCTAAATGCTCAAATCCGCattaaatgaaagaaaaacaaaagggaTCTGCAAATAAAAAGCACAAATGAACAAATCAGCATAGCAATTTAGGGGAAAAAACCAAAAGGtgttgtatataaatatatacctCATTAATGGGTGAATTGGCGATGAGAGAGGAAGCTTCAGTTCGGAAGACGGAACGCGTGGACGAGAAGTTGTTGTCGCAAAGGTACCTATCGACGATGAACGCGATCTGCGTTGGTGTGACCTTCCCTTTCCCCAGCGTCTCTACCTTTCTGCCTTTGGTGGATGGCTTCCCCGCCAtcgttttctttcttctcttcaaaGCTCACAGAAGTGAAATGAAGAGgaagatgaaaatgaaagtCTCACTCAGATCAGAGAGATggtgagagaaagaaagaaagctaTAAATTAAGCATTGAGAGTGTGTTGAAAAATGGAGCGAAAGTGTATAACAAAGGACGCGGGAGACTGTTTTTGAACACaatataattctttttggtGAAATAGTGTTTTGTTGGCTTTGTTTTGGCGGTAAACGGCAAAATAAAATATGTGCGAGTCAGTGAAAACCAAGGTTCagaaaaccggaccggtcatcaaACTGTTCTAGTCACTGGTTTACTGGTTCATTGGTCTAACCGGTTCAACCGATAGTTCAACCGGGAAAACCGTTTTAGagtagaataataaataaattataaatacacatcctaaaatataattatagtctgatacaaatcttaaaatatcttcGAAATTAAAAACACTACATaaaatatcatcaaccaaatacatatgatcttatcaaaatCCAAACTCAAAAGTTAAATAGTAATAAAAGCATATGTAAATATTAAATCCCAACATCATGgtttatcaattatcaaaatcCGCAAGAACTTGTTGCAAATCTGCTTCGGTGGGATGATCTTCACCTTCATTCCCACCCTGATCAGCAGAAGAAAGAGATGCAGCATAAAGACCACTACTACCACCGCCACTTTGATATaaatcagcatcaatttcacctaataaaatagaaatgttatcattatattataaaCTAACAACATTCTAATAAATCATTAGAAACTAAATATACTATACTCACGCAATAAGTCATCCACATTACTAGGAAGATCAGGCTCTTTCTCTACAACCTCTTCAGTCACCCAGAAGTCAACTTGACTGATACTTTCATAATCAATTGGATCATGTTATgtcttttgctttcttttttcttttttcttcctaaaaagttaaatacaatatatagagatttaataatttacaaatttattatgataaagATTACAAATGAAACAATATAGTATTTCATGAAACATATATTACCTGGATTTAAGACGCAAATTATAGGTAACATAAACAATGTCATTCAGTCTATCATGCTCcaatctatttcttctttttgtatgAATCTGGTCAAAAAGGCTCCAATTTCTCTCACACCCAGAAGAAGCAGATGCTTGGCTAAGAATGCGAACAGCTATCTTTTGTAGACATGGAGCAGAGCCTCCGAATAACCTCTACCATTCATCTACCAATTATAAAACCATAACATATTAtaagatattaattaagaaCATAGGAGCATAAAACAAGTTAAAACAAATATTCAACCATATTCTTACCAGGCTTAAGTTCAGATGCAGCTGGAATAACTTCTTGTCTATCAAAACTTTCCTTCCAATCTCTATATAAATGTATTTCTTTCATTGCCTGAACTGAATCCAAATTGTTACACTTGCAATACAAGGTAACAAGATCAAGCAAACCTCGCATAACATCAGGTGCttctttataattttcattaaaaaagaatttaggATTCAGGAAGTAAGCTGCCGCATGAATATCTTTCTTCAAATGCTTGTCCCATCTTGAGTTGATAATATCTCTGTACGGCTGATATGCAGTCTTGGATTGTCTAAACATCTCCTTAATTGCATCTTCTGCCCTTAGCATTCCTTCATAAACATACCCCAAAGATGGGGGGTCATCAGCATCAACAACCCTCAGCAAGTAAATCAGAGGGCTCACAAGTTTACATACAGTAAAGCAATCGTCCCAAAATTTTGCATCCAGAATAATAACACTCACAGCTCTACCAGTAGCACTCCTTCCTAATTTGTGATCAGTGAAAATTGAATCTACAACCAATTGTTGCAACTCCTTTTTACGGTCAAAGATGCTCTTCAATGTAATAAACACAGTTGCAAACCGGGTTGCACCAGGACGTACAATTTCTCTCCACTTAGGTCTTTCTCTTAGCCAAGATAAGAAAACCGTATGATTGTACACAAATACTGTGATCTTTGAAGCACGAGTTGCAAGGTTAGAAATATGCGCCATGCTgcttatatcttttaaaataagattaaggCAATGAGCAGCACATGGTGACCAATAGATATTATCATATTTTCTATTGATAA from Arachis duranensis cultivar V14167 chromosome 4, aradu.V14167.gnm2.J7QH, whole genome shotgun sequence encodes:
- the LOC107484613 gene encoding uncharacterized protein LOC107484613 encodes the protein MQNKEAIHEVDKWFARWLLNCEIPFNAVMSPFFQDMLDGVADIGPGYKGPSYDKLRIYLLADLKRESQLLVDSYRSAWKETGCTLMADGWTDQRQRTLINFLVYCSKGLCFLKSVDASSMVKNASHLCTLFSEVIEWIGPNNIVHVVTDNAANYVAAGRLINRKYDNIYWSPCAAHCLNLILKDISSMAHISNLATRASKITVFVYNHTVFLSWLRERPKWREIVRPGATRFATVFITLKSIFDRKKELQQLVVDSIFTDHKLGRSATGRAVSVIILDAKFWDDCFTVCKLVSPLIYLLRVVDADDPPSLGYVYEGMLRAEDAIKEMFRQSKTAYQPYRDIINSRWDKHLKKDIHAAAYFLNPKFFFNENYKEAPDVMRGLLDLVTLYCKCNNLDSVQAMKEIHLYRDWKESFDRQEVIPAASELKPGKNMVEYLF
- the LOC107484622 gene encoding uncharacterized protein LOC107484622; the encoded protein is MAGKPSTKGRKVETLGKGKVTPTQIAFIVDRYLCDNNFSSTRSVFRTEASSLIANSPINEAPKTLLTLGEMLDEYISLKEQKVMLEQERVLMEQEKNRVQMLLHGMQNVMNAFNASGNLSALPAKSAVALAPSQPTYINKPQPGVPSSVQIKSHIHSLPLSSNTNSEGGNFSTSAMNVSDRKRKDTKTDAPLAAKKSRGRSTNKKVSVQGPNVPPQPDNTIDSQVVGPPTSSIRSSPENCVPSGSQAQGSNIAKCLFDQSSLPPTSNSQPPKTPTRRITSSQSGTHISPPEISSVSGCNQEATPTRCTVISTKRVMVSPAKQMAYIEMSHCISPLKTGSDKLGKRDHVRSRLDFGSDMPEGLDKQLSNEVSTSESEKELDMFDIEFPNFDALGIDFSFSEMLNDLEIPCDGIDFSCQPTSSPSIENASGSPQECNDTNALNELTTVSEVLCEKDLRILGPDCMTAVKSVTKSITVVSPEKKREQSLD